One window from the genome of Rufibacter tibetensis encodes:
- a CDS encoding ice-binding family protein, which produces MKIRLLLLLIFLLSQSKAFSQVAPAFKSLQGISIAAGAGYESKGNSKIEKGVLRAGSNSKGAWAEVGRVYADLQRQQPTATLNATALSGGKLQPGVYRIKGNVHLQKSLELLGSKSPNGVFVFQVEGDMQVDPAVNIELRQGAKAKNVFWQVAGLVTVGSQSSFKGTVVAANNITAGKNASFEGKLLSTNGKITLSNARVTDHGNECFSDLEVKQVVSEGPYRVGLLVTYTITLKNLGPDDENNVVVHFEMPSGIQYLSSTTSQGSSFNQFEGWRIAKFPKGSEATMVVQARIMRTEFSTTVATVTGDCADPNIKSNTSELSICATPSKPGEISGLTSLCVNTPGNVYRIEPMSGARKYNWTLPEGWAITSGLETNSITVTTGSAEANGTITVRAVNACGDGPETVLAVSTVSFPPPTPSAISGPQEICLAPDGIVYSINTVASAVSYSWELPSGWSIVKGQGTTFITVNAGSSGGKVKVTAENGCGKSASSEIQVTVSPAAPLKPNAISGPGQVCANSDGNTYEVPAVPNATSYTWTIPAGWSIVAGQGTNRITVRSGSSAGDVTVTAQNICGTSAVTSLPVTIASAAPVVGAISGETALCLSTAEHAYSVEEVENATTYTWSVPADWRILSGQGTRRINVKVGSSGEVRLVASNACGNGSAVPLKVAVGAGPPATPGTISGMIAPCKDQENLVYSVSAGADVATYTWTVPQGWTIISGQGTQSITVKAGSSAGNISVIGANGCGNSPERTLSVAPALAAPVVPASINGEAVPCVNGQQTYSVPNAVEGLTYTWTVPSGWIIVSGQGTGTLTVNAGANLGQVTVTASNSCGRSASTTMEVTPTTGAPALTASIQGEVAVCGNTNELTYSISSTNAASSFQWEVPTGWTIISGQGTREIKVKAGTSNGTIQVSARNGCGQSTTRSLAVAISSVLPATPGQITGPPNVCANMGEVTYSIAAVTDATSYIWSVPATWTIVRGQGTTSLVVRVGTMAEQVQVTATNACGTSAASRLNIDMSQAAPAPVGPITGEKAFCASSTTRTYTVAQNEEAKTFTWSVPAGWTIESGQGTRSIRVVPGSVGGYLKVVASNYCGSTSDSTNITISQPLATDPITINGTKASCLTTAPATYSVTAVSGATQYSWTVPAGWEILSGQNTPSIQVKAGAGSGNVSVAVSNTCGSSVSGSMAVSVSSTEPFSLGAIAGQSATCATTRVTYQVAADANVNTYTWTVPAGWTLESGQGTNSITVVPGNAGGTVSVTGENGCGVVSSPSTLQVQVQRELPLKPSPIQATALELTPCAGQNGLVFRIDPVNGATSYEWSFPADWKIESGQGTTSITLTAGSLPGQVSVVAKNGCGQSESQVVAVTPTTGAPVINGDIEGSAMVCANENGVTYRINASGASQYLWTVPSGWNLVSGQNTNTITVIPTTTGGAIKVEVQNGCGVKAEKSLAVTPSTAGTLNPGVINGPASFCASPEQVVYTVTQVDGAVAYEWTVPTGWSIISGQGTTSITAIGQAGAGQVSVKAVNGCGSSAAATLAVTVAPGLGTALEIKDESTVCVGNQFSVPAITGVSYKWSIVSDLPGWSITSGQGSNKVTLQGPADAPMSSARVVVEANNGTCSVTLAGMDVTPRHLASQLHIPNVFSPNHDGKNDLWVVRNLLEFPENELVIMNRWGSEVYRMKKYRNNWNGSDLAEGTYYYVLRVRLCEGQEVTHKGYVTIMR; this is translated from the coding sequence ATGAAAATACGATTACTACTACTCTTAATCTTCCTTTTATCTCAGTCAAAAGCCTTCTCCCAAGTAGCGCCAGCCTTCAAATCATTGCAGGGTATTTCCATTGCAGCAGGGGCAGGTTATGAAAGCAAAGGCAACAGCAAAATAGAAAAAGGTGTTCTTAGAGCTGGATCCAACTCAAAAGGAGCCTGGGCCGAAGTGGGCAGAGTGTACGCTGATTTGCAGCGGCAACAACCCACCGCTACCTTGAACGCCACAGCCCTGTCAGGTGGTAAGTTGCAACCCGGGGTGTACCGGATTAAAGGAAATGTGCATCTTCAAAAGTCCCTGGAACTGTTAGGGAGCAAATCTCCTAACGGTGTGTTTGTGTTCCAGGTAGAAGGAGACATGCAGGTTGACCCCGCTGTAAACATTGAACTGCGTCAGGGTGCCAAGGCGAAGAACGTTTTCTGGCAAGTAGCAGGCTTGGTAACAGTAGGTTCCCAAAGTTCTTTCAAAGGAACTGTAGTGGCAGCTAACAACATTACTGCCGGGAAAAACGCCTCTTTTGAAGGAAAGCTGTTAAGTACAAACGGGAAAATTACCCTTTCCAACGCCAGGGTAACAGATCATGGAAATGAATGCTTCTCAGATTTGGAAGTAAAACAGGTGGTAAGCGAGGGTCCGTACCGGGTTGGCTTATTAGTTACTTATACCATTACCCTCAAAAACTTGGGTCCTGATGATGAGAACAACGTGGTGGTGCATTTTGAAATGCCATCCGGGATTCAGTACCTGAGTTCCACTACTTCCCAAGGTTCCTCTTTTAATCAGTTTGAAGGATGGAGAATCGCCAAGTTCCCGAAAGGAAGCGAAGCCACCATGGTTGTGCAGGCAAGAATCATGAGAACCGAATTCTCCACGACTGTAGCCACCGTGACCGGCGACTGTGCCGACCCTAACATCAAAAGCAACACGTCTGAATTATCTATCTGCGCCACTCCCTCTAAGCCCGGGGAGATTTCTGGTTTAACCTCTCTTTGCGTAAATACCCCCGGAAACGTGTACCGGATAGAGCCAATGAGTGGGGCCCGTAAATACAACTGGACCCTGCCCGAAGGGTGGGCCATCACGTCGGGGCTGGAAACGAATTCTATTACCGTTACTACCGGAAGCGCGGAAGCCAATGGAACCATCACGGTGAGAGCGGTGAATGCCTGCGGAGATGGTCCTGAAACCGTATTGGCGGTTAGTACGGTTTCTTTCCCTCCTCCTACACCTTCTGCAATCTCAGGCCCCCAGGAAATCTGTTTAGCCCCGGATGGAATTGTTTATTCCATCAATACTGTGGCCAGTGCGGTTTCCTATTCCTGGGAGTTGCCCTCCGGTTGGTCCATTGTAAAAGGGCAGGGAACAACTTTCATTACCGTAAATGCAGGGTCTTCGGGAGGAAAAGTAAAGGTGACGGCTGAAAATGGCTGCGGGAAAAGCGCCAGCAGTGAAATACAGGTAACTGTTTCTCCGGCGGCTCCGCTGAAACCAAACGCTATCTCAGGGCCAGGCCAGGTTTGCGCCAACTCTGACGGAAACACCTACGAAGTACCGGCGGTGCCGAATGCCACCAGCTATACCTGGACCATTCCGGCTGGCTGGAGCATTGTTGCCGGACAAGGTACCAATAGAATCACAGTACGCTCCGGCTCCTCGGCCGGCGACGTAACTGTAACCGCGCAAAACATTTGTGGAACCAGTGCTGTCACATCGCTGCCGGTTACCATTGCCTCAGCAGCCCCTGTAGTTGGAGCAATTTCGGGAGAAACAGCTTTGTGTCTCTCAACCGCAGAGCATGCCTATTCTGTTGAAGAGGTAGAGAATGCCACTACCTATACCTGGAGTGTGCCCGCTGACTGGCGGATTTTATCTGGGCAAGGCACCCGCAGAATCAACGTGAAAGTTGGCTCTAGTGGTGAGGTTAGATTGGTAGCCTCAAATGCCTGCGGAAACGGGTCAGCAGTACCCTTGAAAGTAGCGGTAGGCGCCGGGCCACCAGCAACCCCGGGTACTATTTCAGGAATGATTGCTCCTTGTAAAGATCAGGAAAACTTAGTCTATTCAGTCTCTGCCGGAGCAGACGTAGCCACCTATACCTGGACCGTTCCCCAAGGCTGGACCATCATCTCGGGGCAAGGCACACAATCCATTACCGTAAAAGCAGGTTCATCCGCCGGAAACATTTCTGTGATTGGGGCAAACGGGTGCGGAAACAGTCCTGAGAGAACCTTGTCAGTAGCTCCTGCCCTTGCGGCTCCCGTGGTTCCAGCTTCTATTAATGGAGAGGCGGTACCGTGTGTTAATGGGCAGCAAACGTATTCTGTTCCTAATGCGGTAGAGGGCCTCACCTATACCTGGACAGTACCCTCCGGTTGGATCATTGTTTCCGGGCAGGGTACGGGCACTCTGACTGTAAACGCTGGAGCAAACCTTGGTCAAGTAACCGTAACGGCAAGCAATAGCTGCGGCCGAAGCGCGTCAACCACCATGGAAGTTACGCCTACCACGGGTGCACCCGCTTTAACGGCGAGCATTCAGGGAGAGGTAGCGGTGTGTGGCAATACAAATGAACTTACTTACAGCATCTCCTCCACCAATGCTGCTTCTTCTTTCCAGTGGGAGGTTCCAACTGGCTGGACCATTATAAGTGGGCAAGGAACCCGCGAAATCAAAGTTAAAGCAGGCACTTCTAATGGTACCATTCAGGTTTCGGCCAGAAATGGTTGCGGACAGAGCACAACTCGTTCCTTGGCGGTAGCCATCTCTTCAGTACTTCCTGCAACACCGGGTCAGATAACAGGGCCTCCCAATGTTTGCGCTAACATGGGAGAAGTAACCTACTCTATAGCAGCCGTGACAGACGCCACCTCCTACATCTGGTCTGTTCCCGCCACCTGGACTATTGTGCGGGGGCAGGGTACTACTTCTCTGGTGGTGCGGGTAGGCACTATGGCAGAACAAGTGCAGGTAACCGCCACCAATGCCTGTGGCACCAGTGCCGCCTCAAGGCTGAACATAGACATGTCTCAAGCAGCGCCAGCCCCCGTTGGCCCTATTACTGGAGAAAAAGCATTTTGTGCTTCTTCCACCACGCGTACCTATACCGTGGCTCAGAACGAAGAAGCTAAAACCTTTACCTGGTCTGTTCCGGCTGGTTGGACCATTGAATCTGGGCAAGGTACCAGGTCCATTAGGGTGGTTCCTGGGTCAGTGGGAGGTTATTTGAAAGTGGTCGCCTCCAATTATTGCGGAAGCACCTCAGACTCTACCAACATCACCATCTCTCAGCCGCTTGCAACAGACCCTATTACTATCAACGGCACGAAAGCATCCTGCTTGACTACTGCCCCGGCCACCTATTCCGTAACAGCAGTTTCAGGCGCCACTCAGTACAGCTGGACTGTTCCTGCTGGCTGGGAAATCCTTAGCGGGCAAAACACCCCTTCTATCCAGGTAAAAGCAGGAGCAGGAAGCGGGAATGTGTCTGTTGCAGTGTCCAACACGTGTGGATCCAGTGTTTCTGGCAGCATGGCCGTTAGTGTCTCCAGCACAGAGCCCTTTAGCCTTGGGGCCATTGCCGGGCAGTCTGCCACCTGTGCTACCACACGGGTAACCTATCAGGTAGCCGCTGATGCCAATGTGAACACCTACACCTGGACAGTGCCCGCCGGCTGGACACTTGAGTCAGGGCAAGGAACAAACTCTATCACCGTAGTGCCAGGTAACGCAGGCGGAACGGTGAGCGTAACCGGCGAGAACGGCTGCGGGGTAGTCTCAAGCCCCAGTACCTTGCAAGTGCAAGTGCAGAGAGAACTGCCATTGAAGCCGAGTCCTATTCAGGCAACTGCTTTGGAACTTACTCCTTGTGCTGGTCAAAACGGCCTTGTTTTCAGAATAGACCCGGTAAACGGAGCCACGTCCTATGAGTGGTCTTTCCCGGCAGACTGGAAAATTGAATCAGGACAAGGAACAACCTCTATCACCTTAACTGCCGGAAGTTTGCCTGGGCAAGTAAGTGTGGTTGCCAAAAATGGCTGTGGCCAGAGCGAAAGCCAGGTAGTAGCGGTAACTCCCACCACAGGGGCACCAGTAATAAACGGTGACATTGAGGGAAGTGCCATGGTTTGCGCGAATGAAAATGGAGTCACCTACCGCATCAATGCTTCCGGGGCAAGCCAATACCTCTGGACAGTGCCTTCAGGCTGGAACCTGGTGTCAGGACAGAACACGAACACCATCACCGTTATTCCAACCACTACAGGTGGCGCCATTAAAGTTGAAGTGCAGAATGGTTGCGGGGTAAAGGCAGAGAAAAGTTTGGCGGTTACCCCTAGCACCGCAGGAACGTTGAACCCGGGCGTAATCAATGGCCCAGCTTCCTTCTGCGCCTCTCCTGAACAAGTGGTTTACACGGTAACCCAGGTGGACGGAGCAGTTGCCTATGAATGGACGGTACCTACCGGTTGGAGCATCATCAGCGGACAAGGCACTACCAGCATTACGGCCATAGGCCAGGCAGGTGCGGGACAGGTGAGCGTGAAGGCGGTAAATGGCTGCGGAAGCAGTGCCGCTGCTACGTTGGCAGTGACGGTGGCTCCTGGTTTAGGAACTGCCCTGGAGATCAAAGACGAGAGTACTGTTTGCGTAGGCAATCAATTCTCGGTTCCGGCCATTACTGGCGTGTCTTACAAATGGAGCATTGTTTCTGATTTGCCGGGTTGGTCCATCACCTCAGGCCAAGGGTCAAACAAGGTAACCCTGCAAGGTCCTGCTGATGCGCCTATGTCTTCGGCCAGAGTTGTGGTGGAGGCAAACAATGGAACCTGTTCCGTTACCTTGGCTGGAATGGACGTCACGCCCAGACATCTGGCCTCCCAGTTACACATCCCTAATGTTTTCTCCCCTAACCACGATGGCAAGAATGACCTGTGGGTAGTGAGAAATCTGCTGGAGTTTCCGGAGAACGAACTGGTGATCATGAACCGCTGGGGCAGTGAGGTGTACCGCATGAAGAAGTACCGCAACAACTGGAACGGAAGCGACCTCGCCGAAGGTACTTATTACTATGTACTGCGCGTACGTCTCTGCGAAGGTCAGGAAGTGACGCACAAAGGCTACGTAACTATAATGCGCTAA
- a CDS encoding PorP/SprF family type IX secretion system membrane protein has protein sequence MKKAIKSVLVLVSLLGLSQVSFAQQDTQFTQYMFNGLLLNPAYAGSRGFTSVVGSHRSQWTGLEGAPVSQTLSVDGNVNRKLAAGFLITNDRLGVQRFTEASFNSAVRITLTPRTRLAVGISLGATQQTLDGTRLDPDEREDTAIPMGIERAIKPTARVGAYLYSTRFYTGLSLGNVVFFQNGLPTDPNPHLFLTSGGVFDLGRKMKLRPSMLFKEDFNGPAALDLNTFLLFNEQIWLGTSYRTTLNIFNNREFVSNTRLGNALAVLLELHPSPLMRIGYSYDFSLSELRSYSSHEISLGYNFLKKKYGRMLTPRYF, from the coding sequence ATGAAGAAAGCAATAAAATCTGTCTTAGTGCTGGTGAGCTTGCTGGGGCTTTCCCAGGTTAGTTTTGCGCAGCAAGATACTCAGTTCACGCAGTACATGTTCAATGGGCTGTTGTTGAACCCTGCCTACGCCGGAAGCCGGGGGTTTACCAGCGTGGTGGGGTCTCATAGAAGCCAGTGGACTGGCCTGGAGGGGGCACCCGTAAGCCAGACCTTGAGTGTTGACGGAAACGTGAACCGGAAACTGGCCGCGGGCTTTCTCATCACCAATGACCGTTTAGGCGTGCAACGTTTCACAGAGGCCTCTTTCAATTCCGCTGTGCGGATTACCTTGACGCCCAGAACCCGTTTGGCGGTGGGTATCTCTTTAGGTGCCACGCAACAGACCCTGGATGGTACCAGGCTTGATCCGGATGAACGCGAGGACACCGCCATCCCGATGGGAATAGAGCGGGCTATCAAACCAACCGCGCGCGTAGGCGCTTACCTGTACAGCACCCGGTTCTACACCGGCCTTTCTTTAGGCAATGTGGTCTTTTTTCAGAACGGGTTACCCACAGATCCTAACCCTCACTTGTTTTTGACCTCGGGTGGAGTATTTGACCTGGGCCGAAAGATGAAGTTACGGCCCAGTATGCTGTTCAAGGAAGATTTCAACGGGCCGGCTGCCCTGGACCTGAATACCTTTCTGTTGTTCAATGAGCAGATCTGGCTGGGAACTTCATACCGCACTACCCTGAACATTTTCAACAATCGTGAATTTGTTTCCAATACCCGTTTAGGAAATGCTTTGGCAGTTTTGCTGGAACTACATCCTTCCCCGCTCATGCGGATTGGGTATTCCTATGATTTTTCTTTAAGCGAACTGCGCAGCTACTCCAGCCATGAAATTTCACTTGGCTACAATTTTTTGAAGAAGAAGTATGGCCGGATGTTGACTCCGCGGTACTTTTGA
- a CDS encoding gamma-glutamyltransferase family protein: protein MKRILTLLLCLSFAGAALGQQTQKPVLHGKNWMAITGKPLAATAGSMTFQKGGNAVDAACAMLAATCTMWDVLSWGGETQALIYNPKTKKVIAINAMGVAPTGATAAFFKGKGYSFPPEYGPLAATTPGTPGGLLYMLANYGTLSLEQVLAPAMEMASGYPIEAQTANSFEREKERLKQWPYSKKVFLPHLGQKREAPEAGEIFVQKDLLATLTKMVETEKAALKKGKSRKEAIMAAYDRFYTGDIAKEFVRGCQEQGGLITMQDLAKWKPIEEEPLSVNYKGIEVYKLKQWTQGPVMLQALNILENFDLKSMGHNSPKYIHTLYQTMNLTYADRDFYYGDSYFAPQEPIKGLLSKEYAKQRASLIQFDKNNPNIGPGDPYPFEAKGLKNPYLKLLKERGYEMDTTKRNFAPTHDIRNGSSKVDYEKRLWLGTTTVEAADKEGWVVSITPSGGWNPAVIAGNTGVGMSQRMQSFVLDPELNPFNVVEPGKRPRVTLTPSMALKDGKPFLSFAVQGGDTQDQNLLQFFLNVADFGMNVQQASEAPNFNTNQLWLSLGGTKTDDRKPKPGQILLHDSTPEEVRAQLKKMGYILSFDDRTSGPINAIYFDWKHGSFWGGSSNHGEDYGIGW from the coding sequence ATGAAAAGAATTCTAACCCTGCTTCTTTGTCTCTCTTTTGCTGGAGCGGCCTTGGGGCAGCAGACGCAAAAGCCGGTATTGCACGGCAAGAACTGGATGGCCATTACCGGAAAGCCTTTGGCCGCCACAGCCGGTTCTATGACCTTTCAGAAAGGTGGAAATGCAGTGGATGCGGCTTGCGCCATGCTGGCGGCTACCTGCACCATGTGGGATGTCCTGAGCTGGGGCGGCGAAACCCAAGCCTTGATCTATAATCCTAAAACAAAGAAAGTCATTGCCATCAACGCCATGGGCGTGGCGCCAACCGGGGCTACCGCGGCGTTCTTCAAAGGCAAAGGCTACAGCTTTCCGCCGGAATATGGTCCCTTGGCAGCTACTACCCCCGGTACCCCCGGCGGACTTTTGTACATGTTAGCCAATTACGGCACCCTGAGTTTAGAGCAAGTGCTGGCCCCTGCCATGGAAATGGCCTCCGGGTACCCCATTGAAGCCCAGACAGCCAACAGCTTTGAGCGCGAGAAAGAGCGGTTGAAGCAATGGCCTTACAGCAAAAAAGTATTCCTGCCGCATTTAGGTCAAAAAAGAGAAGCTCCCGAGGCGGGCGAAATCTTTGTGCAAAAAGATTTGCTAGCCACTCTTACCAAAATGGTGGAAACCGAGAAAGCGGCTCTTAAGAAAGGTAAAAGCCGCAAAGAAGCCATCATGGCTGCTTATGACCGTTTTTACACTGGCGATATTGCGAAGGAGTTTGTGCGGGGCTGCCAGGAGCAGGGCGGTCTGATTACCATGCAGGATCTGGCCAAGTGGAAGCCTATTGAAGAAGAGCCGCTAAGCGTAAACTACAAAGGGATTGAGGTCTACAAGCTAAAGCAGTGGACCCAGGGGCCTGTCATGCTGCAGGCGCTGAACATCCTGGAAAACTTCGACCTGAAGAGCATGGGGCATAACAGTCCCAAGTACATTCATACGCTTTACCAAACCATGAACCTCACCTACGCAGACCGGGATTTCTACTACGGCGACTCCTACTTCGCGCCGCAGGAACCCATCAAAGGGTTGCTGAGTAAGGAGTATGCCAAGCAAAGAGCATCTCTGATTCAGTTTGACAAGAACAATCCTAACATAGGGCCAGGAGATCCTTACCCATTTGAGGCAAAAGGCTTGAAAAACCCGTACCTGAAGCTTTTGAAAGAGAGAGGCTACGAGATGGATACCACCAAGCGGAACTTCGCGCCCACCCACGACATCCGGAACGGTTCTTCCAAAGTAGACTATGAAAAGAGACTATGGCTGGGTACCACCACCGTAGAAGCCGCCGATAAAGAAGGTTGGGTAGTGTCTATCACGCCTAGCGGTGGCTGGAACCCCGCCGTTATTGCCGGAAACACCGGAGTGGGCATGAGCCAGCGCATGCAAAGCTTTGTGTTAGACCCTGAATTGAATCCTTTTAACGTGGTAGAGCCGGGTAAGAGGCCCAGAGTAACGCTTACTCCGTCCATGGCGCTGAAGGATGGGAAGCCTTTCCTGTCCTTCGCGGTACAGGGCGGCGATACCCAGGACCAGAACCTTCTGCAGTTCTTTTTGAACGTAGCTGATTTCGGGATGAATGTGCAGCAGGCTTCTGAGGCACCCAACTTCAACACCAACCAGTTGTGGCTATCCTTAGGCGGTACCAAAACTGATGACCGCAAACCCAAGCCGGGCCAGATCCTTTTACATGACAGTACTCCTGAAGAGGTGCGTGCTCAATTGAAGAAAATGGGCTATATCTTAAGCTTTGACGACCGTACCAGTGGCCCAATCAACGCTATCTATTTTGATTGGAAACACGGTAGTTTCTGGGGCGGCTCCAGTAACCACGGCGAGGATTACGGTATTGGATGGTAA
- a CDS encoding OmpA family protein — MKIFYLLLLLCVTLWVRPSAIQAQANQSKADKHYNNFDYALALDEYKKSLDKGQPSLHVTERIAHCYRLINQPGSAQFWYRQALGFPGAAPINLYYYANACRQNGEYTIAKHNYLRFADQVPDRRDEALKLARACDLAMSWIDRPLGIDVVPDSTLNTTFADFSPVFYRDGLVFSSDRGRGHNASDQKVYGWTGTPYLQLYYADRKGPSSWGNIKPMEKNINTQFHNAISTFSPDFNEVFFTRTKQVKNRVLPEELRSESNWQRYSKKDEFINRLEIYSGTFSKGKWQDVKAFPFNQGESYSVGHPALSPDGQILYFVSDMPGGHGQTDIYFSERQKDGNWSTPVNAGPTINTSGKEVFPVVHADGTLYFSSDGHIGMGGLDIFSAEGSRASWTNIENLYYPFNSPRDDFGLIYEKDGKSGYLSSNREGDEGSDNIYRFKPTEIPCKLAGVTYVRVPSRNGRARQVPLGEVNLEVIVNGDTSSPMQYESDANGRFLFAVNANQTYTIRGSKKGYLTRTFHVMPDCRKVTDTIQIEMVLDRDTPNRPIVLENIYYDLDKHTLRPESIVELDKVVGMLRDNPTIKIELSAHTDSRETHKYNMMLSQLRAASAVKYIISQGIDPKRVVDKGYGETKLLNRCKDGVPCSEDEHQLNRRTEFKIIK; from the coding sequence GTGAAGATTTTTTACCTCTTATTGCTGCTTTGCGTGACCCTCTGGGTGAGACCTTCTGCCATTCAGGCGCAGGCAAACCAATCCAAGGCAGACAAGCACTACAACAACTTTGACTACGCCCTTGCGCTGGATGAATACAAGAAATCGCTGGACAAGGGACAACCTTCGCTGCACGTCACAGAGCGCATAGCCCATTGCTATAGGCTCATTAACCAGCCTGGTTCTGCGCAGTTCTGGTACCGGCAGGCACTGGGGTTTCCGGGAGCAGCACCCATTAACCTGTACTACTACGCCAACGCGTGCCGCCAGAACGGAGAGTACACCATTGCCAAGCATAATTACCTGCGTTTTGCCGACCAAGTGCCAGACCGCCGCGACGAAGCCCTGAAGCTGGCCCGGGCCTGTGACTTGGCCATGAGTTGGATAGACCGCCCCTTAGGAATAGACGTGGTGCCAGACAGTACCCTCAACACCACCTTCGCTGATTTTAGCCCGGTCTTTTACCGCGATGGCCTGGTCTTCTCCTCTGACCGTGGCCGTGGGCACAATGCCTCAGACCAGAAAGTGTATGGCTGGACCGGCACACCCTACCTGCAGTTGTACTACGCCGATCGGAAAGGGCCAAGTTCCTGGGGCAACATCAAACCCATGGAGAAAAACATCAATACTCAGTTTCACAACGCCATTTCTACTTTCTCTCCAGATTTCAACGAGGTCTTCTTTACCCGCACCAAGCAGGTGAAGAACCGGGTTCTCCCGGAGGAATTAAGAAGCGAAAGCAACTGGCAACGCTACTCCAAAAAAGACGAATTCATTAACCGCTTGGAAATCTACAGCGGCACCTTCTCCAAAGGCAAATGGCAGGACGTGAAAGCCTTCCCGTTTAACCAGGGAGAAAGTTACTCAGTGGGGCATCCGGCACTCTCACCGGATGGACAGATTCTCTACTTTGTGTCTGATATGCCCGGCGGCCACGGCCAAACCGACATTTATTTCAGTGAGCGCCAGAAAGACGGCAATTGGTCTACGCCCGTGAATGCCGGACCTACCATCAATACCAGTGGCAAAGAGGTTTTCCCGGTGGTGCATGCAGACGGAACCTTGTACTTCTCCTCAGATGGGCACATAGGCATGGGCGGCCTGGATATCTTCTCCGCCGAAGGCAGCCGTGCGTCCTGGACTAACATTGAGAACCTGTACTACCCGTTCAACTCCCCGCGCGATGATTTCGGGCTGATTTATGAAAAAGACGGCAAAAGTGGCTATCTGTCCTCTAACCGCGAAGGCGATGAAGGATCAGACAACATCTACCGTTTCAAACCTACTGAGATCCCCTGTAAACTTGCGGGGGTAACCTATGTAAGGGTCCCTAGCCGCAATGGGCGGGCGCGGCAGGTGCCGTTAGGCGAGGTGAACCTGGAAGTGATTGTGAACGGTGACACGTCCAGCCCGATGCAATACGAGTCTGATGCCAACGGTCGCTTCTTATTCGCCGTGAACGCCAACCAGACCTATACCATTAGAGGCAGCAAGAAAGGCTATCTGACCCGCACGTTCCACGTGATGCCAGACTGCCGCAAGGTAACAGATACCATTCAGATTGAGATGGTGCTGGACCGCGACACGCCTAACCGCCCTATTGTCTTGGAAAACATTTATTATGATCTGGACAAGCATACGCTTCGGCCTGAGTCTATTGTGGAGCTGGACAAAGTTGTGGGTATGCTCAGAGACAACCCTACCATCAAAATTGAATTAAGCGCCCACACAGATAGTCGCGAAACCCACAAGTACAACATGATGCTGTCGCAGTTACGCGCCGCCAGTGCCGTGAAATACATCATCTCGCAGGGCATTGACCCCAAACGCGTGGTAGACAAAGGCTACGGCGAAACCAAACTGCTGAACCGTTGTAAAGACGGGGTGCCGTGCTCAGAAGACGAACACCAACTCAACCGCCGCACCGAGTTCAAGATCATCAAGTAA